The following coding sequences are from one Pigmentibacter sp. JX0631 window:
- a CDS encoding pyridoxal-phosphate dependent enzyme, which yields MSPEFLKLLNLVEAKTFENPAELMGEIRQAYQNIIRNFMLPSPLRRSQWLSQLTGGDIWLKLESLNPNGSFKVRGALNAISKLKASNKVQGKLKVCAASAGNHAQGIAFAAKNLGCEAHIFLPKTAPLVKRDATEKLGAIIYLEGINLEEATEAALEFSKKEQAHFIHAYNNYDIILGQATCALEALEQYSELTNSTYGDIDYFVCSVGGGGLAAGASIVLKAGTKGNVVGVEQEFYNSAVKSVQNKIQTPIDKPAHATIADGIAVGLIGNLNYNYMTRFVQNFSVVSDDYIVQAILGLCEQERLLAEGAGAAAIADLLKRPDFYAGKKVIACISGGNIDPQLLTRVLTRGLNITDRVLRVSVCVSDRPGGLKKLLECVAALEGNVLDLIHDRTYSEVSVGDVDVELSLETRNSEHQYLLLEKLEEAGFKPRRRH from the coding sequence ATGTCTCCTGAATTTTTAAAGCTGTTAAATTTGGTTGAAGCAAAAACTTTTGAAAATCCTGCTGAGCTTATGGGAGAAATAAGACAAGCATACCAAAATATCATTAGAAATTTCATGTTACCCAGTCCTCTGCGCCGTTCTCAATGGCTCAGTCAGCTTACTGGAGGTGATATTTGGTTGAAATTAGAATCTTTAAATCCAAATGGTTCTTTTAAAGTTAGAGGCGCTTTAAATGCTATAAGTAAATTGAAAGCAAGTAACAAAGTTCAAGGAAAATTAAAAGTATGTGCCGCATCTGCAGGAAATCATGCGCAAGGAATTGCATTCGCAGCAAAAAATTTAGGTTGTGAGGCGCATATTTTTTTGCCAAAAACAGCTCCCCTTGTTAAACGCGATGCAACCGAGAAATTAGGCGCTATAATTTATTTAGAAGGAATAAATTTGGAAGAAGCAACAGAAGCTGCTTTAGAGTTTTCAAAAAAAGAGCAAGCCCATTTTATTCATGCGTATAATAACTACGATATTATACTTGGACAAGCTACTTGTGCTTTGGAAGCATTAGAACAATACTCTGAATTGACCAACTCAACTTACGGCGACATAGATTACTTTGTTTGTAGCGTTGGAGGCGGTGGGTTAGCAGCAGGAGCTTCGATAGTTTTAAAGGCGGGTACAAAAGGAAATGTAGTTGGTGTTGAGCAAGAATTCTATAACTCTGCTGTAAAAAGTGTACAAAATAAAATACAAACTCCAATTGATAAACCAGCGCATGCAACTATTGCTGATGGTATTGCTGTGGGGCTAATTGGAAATTTAAACTATAATTATATGACACGCTTCGTTCAAAATTTTTCTGTCGTTTCCGATGACTATATTGTGCAAGCAATTTTAGGATTATGTGAACAAGAACGTCTTTTAGCTGAAGGAGCTGGAGCTGCGGCAATAGCAGATTTGCTTAAACGTCCTGATTTTTATGCTGGAAAAAAAGTAATTGCTTGTATAAGTGGTGGAAATATTGATCCTCAGCTTTTAACAAGAGTTCTTACAAGAGGATTAAATATAACCGACAGAGTTTTACGGGTAAGTGTTTGTGTTAGTGATCGTCCTGGAGGTTTAAAAAAATTACTGGAATGTGTTGCAGCCTTAGAAGGAAATGTGCTTGATCTTATTCACGATCGCACTTACAGCGAAGTAAGTGTAGGTGATGTTGATGTGGAATTGTCTTTGGAAACCCGAAATTCAGAACATCAATATTTATTATTAGAAAAGCTTGAAGAAGCTGGTTTTAAGCCAAGAAGGCGGCATTGA
- a CDS encoding NAD(P)/FAD-dependent oxidoreductase, which produces MSGGLLECYDTIIIGGGPVGLFGAYYAGLRDMTVRLVDRRHELGGQLTAIYPEKWVYDITGIPAIRGKDLYKNLFAQSAPYNIPSSLNEEVVLIRKNRNNILCVETRNGTVMHTKTAMLCLGMGAHIPRRLDIKNLREFEGKGVYYGVQSLDTFKNKRVLVVGGGDSALDLALTIVNECKDLYVLHRSDRFNAHEETTKKLYSSDAEIRTFSELVEIHGDENHVKAVTMRNTKTGESEKLEIDEIIIAIGLLFNLDVIQQWGIQMEGNSIVVDHNRQTSIPGIYAAGDIVTYPGKMKLIGPGTSEVMQAINHAKSYIQENFPYL; this is translated from the coding sequence GTGAGCGGAGGTTTACTAGAGTGTTATGACACCATTATTATTGGTGGAGGTCCTGTAGGTTTGTTTGGAGCATATTATGCGGGATTGCGTGATATGACCGTCAGACTTGTGGATAGAAGGCATGAATTAGGAGGTCAGCTCACAGCTATTTATCCTGAGAAATGGGTATATGATATCACAGGAATACCTGCTATTAGAGGAAAAGATTTATACAAAAATTTATTTGCGCAGAGTGCTCCATATAATATTCCAAGCAGTTTGAATGAAGAAGTGGTTCTGATTCGTAAGAATAGAAACAATATTCTTTGCGTTGAAACTCGTAACGGAACAGTAATGCACACTAAAACTGCAATGTTATGTTTGGGAATGGGTGCACATATTCCCCGTCGTTTGGATATAAAAAATTTACGAGAATTTGAAGGCAAGGGAGTTTACTACGGAGTCCAGTCCCTAGACACGTTTAAAAATAAAAGAGTTTTAGTGGTTGGTGGCGGAGATAGTGCTCTAGATCTAGCATTAACGATAGTAAATGAATGTAAAGATTTGTATGTTTTACATCGTTCCGATCGATTTAATGCGCATGAAGAAACAACAAAAAAATTATATTCTTCAGATGCGGAGATAAGAACTTTCAGTGAATTAGTTGAAATTCATGGTGATGAAAATCACGTAAAAGCTGTTACTATGCGAAATACAAAAACTGGTGAGTCTGAAAAATTAGAAATTGATGAAATTATAATTGCGATTGGTCTTTTATTTAATTTGGATGTTATCCAGCAATGGGGAATTCAAATGGAAGGAAATTCTATTGTTGTTGATCATAATAGACAAACTTCTATACCAGGTATTTATGCTGCTGGCGATATCGTTACTTATCCTGGAAAAATGAAATTAATAGGACCTGGTACTTCAGAAGTTATGCAAGCTATAAATCATGCAAAATCATATATCCAAGAGAATTTTCCATATTTATAA
- the trpA gene encoding tryptophan synthase subunit alpha, whose translation MKIGIYHTLGDFGLKNSFLILKHLLNAKVDLLEIGLPFSDPLLDGTIIQDSHKRALNSMLSWSETCNTLSELKNYCNSEQQISIMTTTQLLYTEERRASFPKFSGLLFSDLNYNKKIPFLISTPRVWFLTPEIVLNEENLVPPENFSMIYLTRVHGITGNKNELNLSTEKAISKLKQKFNSDIWLGFGISHRDHILEAKEIGATGVIIGSAFVDYMNKTFSESKISESVIQSAIEKFLLLLNIS comes from the coding sequence ATGAAGATTGGTATTTATCATACTCTCGGAGATTTTGGTTTAAAAAATAGTTTTTTAATATTGAAGCATTTATTAAATGCTAAGGTAGATTTATTAGAAATTGGATTACCTTTTAGTGATCCTCTCTTAGATGGTACAATTATTCAAGACAGTCATAAACGAGCTTTAAATTCAATGCTATCTTGGTCAGAAACTTGTAATACTCTTAGTGAGCTAAAAAATTATTGCAATAGTGAACAGCAAATTTCCATAATGACAACTACTCAATTATTATATACTGAAGAACGAAGAGCTTCATTTCCAAAATTTTCAGGTTTATTGTTTTCAGATTTAAATTACAATAAAAAAATTCCTTTTCTAATTTCAACACCCAGAGTTTGGTTTTTAACTCCTGAAATAGTATTGAACGAAGAAAATCTTGTTCCACCTGAAAATTTTAGCATGATATACTTAACAAGAGTTCACGGAATTACTGGAAATAAAAATGAATTAAATTTATCAACAGAAAAAGCAATTTCTAAATTAAAGCAAAAATTTAATTCTGACATATGGCTAGGGTTTGGAATATCTCATAGAGATCATATTCTTGAAGCTAAAGAAATTGGAGCTACTGGAGTAATTATAGGAAGTGCTTTTGTTGATTACATGAATAAAACATTTTCTGAAAGTAAAATATCAGAAAGTGTAATTCAATCTGCCATAGAGAAATTTCTACTTTTATTAAATATTTCTTAA
- the trpB gene encoding tryptophan synthase subunit beta, giving the protein MGDLALEMEKSVTYLTPLLEIALKKLTDEFNQFIADPIEVEKLSLLLNDFAGRETALYEAKNLSKLYNGKIYLKREDLVHGGAHKLNNAIAQCSLAKYMGIKNVIAETGAGQHGVATAMACANLKLSLQVFQGEIDVQRQQLNATRMKLFGAQLIPVTDGSKKLKEAVNAAMRYWVANYQDHFYCLGSIVGPHPYPFIVRYFQKIIGIETKKQILEKTSLLPSAIFACVGGGSNAAGIFSPFINEQSVQLIGCEAAGAASLTQGTMGVLHGMETFILQTEERQIAETHSISAGLDYPAVGPWLAGLKQENRLQTLAISDEECIQSVKELALEEGILCALESAHAVAGAKKYLAKNPGKTIVICLSGRGDKDLDTISNFRKKSECI; this is encoded by the coding sequence ATGGGTGATTTAGCATTAGAAATGGAAAAAAGTGTTACATATCTAACACCATTATTAGAAATTGCCTTAAAAAAATTAACAGATGAATTTAATCAATTTATCGCAGATCCTATTGAAGTTGAAAAACTTTCTCTTTTATTAAATGATTTTGCAGGAAGAGAGACTGCTTTATATGAAGCTAAAAACTTAAGCAAATTATATAATGGAAAAATTTATCTAAAACGTGAAGATTTAGTACACGGTGGCGCTCATAAGTTGAATAATGCAATTGCCCAATGTTCATTAGCTAAATACATGGGAATTAAAAATGTAATTGCTGAAACAGGCGCGGGACAACACGGCGTTGCTACTGCCATGGCATGCGCAAATTTAAAATTGTCTTTGCAAGTATTTCAAGGCGAAATAGATGTTCAAAGACAACAATTAAATGCTACAAGAATGAAATTATTTGGAGCACAATTAATTCCTGTTACTGATGGTTCTAAGAAATTAAAAGAAGCAGTTAATGCAGCAATGCGTTACTGGGTTGCAAATTATCAAGACCATTTTTATTGTCTTGGATCTATTGTAGGTCCTCACCCTTATCCTTTTATAGTTCGTTATTTTCAAAAAATAATAGGAATCGAAACAAAAAAACAAATTCTTGAAAAAACTTCTTTGTTACCTTCAGCAATTTTTGCCTGCGTTGGAGGGGGTAGCAATGCCGCTGGTATTTTTTCTCCATTTATTAACGAACAATCAGTACAACTCATTGGCTGTGAAGCCGCAGGTGCTGCAAGTTTAACCCAAGGAACGATGGGAGTATTGCATGGAATGGAAACGTTCATTCTACAGACAGAGGAAAGACAAATTGCAGAAACTCATTCCATCAGCGCAGGTCTAGATTATCCGGCTGTTGGTCCTTGGTTAGCCGGTTTGAAACAAGAAAATAGACTTCAAACCCTAGCCATTTCAGATGAAGAATGTATTCAAAGTGTAAAGGAACTAGCTTTAGAAGAAGGTATTTTATGCGCACTAGAATCAGCGCATGCTGTAGCTGGAGCAAAAAAATATTTAGCGAAAAATCCTGGAAAAACAATTGTTATTTGTTTGAGTGGAAGAGGTGACAAAGACTTAGATACAATTTCAAACTTTAGAAAAAAAAGTGAGTGCATATGA
- a CDS encoding chorismate-binding protein: MSQFISYPETTYEIRKNCISGTVYKEKIILNITDNKFKEIANSLKNNFNNILEIINTNKPEDGKFSNIKKFKQLCLLQDLEDICYTHNMHCITALTFEAAHLPENLSTIPNDFIIFEFKLCYCNEIDTNNYINNFSQNSNLPEILLTENNSDKYFERYNKVLEHLKSGDVYEFVLSRKLKFKTNESEIFNYLKYPILTQQANYRFAIEFQETKICGASPEILLDISGNLATMRPISGSARRTSNSKELTKEDIIELNVLMSSEKEKSELDMLIDLARNDLNKFCTQVEVSKYREPLILEHIIHTQASVTGILNGNINSIFAVLNCINAGTLVGVPKRKAMEIIFDIEEEKRNFYGGNLIHIQPNRSLKTIILIRSAFIHNEHITFQAGSSIILEADPQYEFWECGSKLKNLVSLIKKDNLCFNLNEKPKIVLNNNNIIQDKIEKNNHYLMIENFDSFSNNLVALFEKCGVKVDIISNNVESIDFSKYAGIILSPGPSHPKEAGFLIQHIKYLINKKPIFGVCLGFQAIVEAFGGEVKKLPNPVHGKAKKCLISNSEILFKNLPTNFLVGRYHSLYGNKIPEEIKIVAVDELNTPMALEVTDLENNICAVQFHPESFLTGYIGETIIKNWIESIA; encoded by the coding sequence ATGAGTCAATTTATTTCTTATCCAGAAACAACATATGAAATTAGAAAAAACTGTATAAGCGGTACCGTCTATAAAGAAAAAATTATTTTAAATATTACAGATAATAAGTTTAAAGAAATCGCTAACAGTTTAAAAAATAATTTCAACAATATTTTAGAAATCATTAATACCAACAAGCCTGAAGATGGAAAATTTTCAAACATTAAGAAATTTAAACAATTATGTCTTTTACAGGATTTAGAAGATATATGCTATACACATAATATGCATTGTATAACTGCTCTTACATTTGAAGCAGCACACCTTCCTGAAAATCTGTCTACTATTCCAAATGACTTTATTATTTTTGAATTTAAGTTGTGTTACTGCAATGAAATTGATACAAATAATTATATAAATAATTTTTCTCAAAATTCTAATTTACCAGAAATCTTGCTAACAGAAAATAATAGTGACAAATATTTTGAAAGATATAATAAAGTTCTTGAACATTTAAAAAGTGGTGATGTATACGAATTTGTTTTATCAAGAAAATTAAAATTTAAAACGAATGAATCAGAAATTTTTAATTACTTAAAGTATCCAATTTTAACACAACAAGCAAATTACCGATTTGCCATTGAATTTCAAGAGACAAAAATCTGTGGAGCAAGTCCTGAAATTTTATTAGACATATCAGGAAATTTAGCCACAATGCGGCCTATTAGTGGTTCGGCTCGGAGAACTTCCAATTCGAAAGAATTGACAAAAGAAGATATTATAGAACTAAATGTATTAATGAGTTCTGAAAAAGAAAAATCAGAACTAGATATGCTAATTGATCTTGCAAGAAATGATTTAAATAAATTTTGCACTCAAGTTGAAGTTTCAAAATACAGAGAACCTTTAATTCTTGAGCATATTATTCATACTCAAGCGAGTGTTACAGGAATTTTAAATGGTAATATAAATTCTATATTTGCCGTACTGAATTGCATTAATGCAGGTACTTTGGTCGGCGTTCCTAAAAGAAAAGCAATGGAAATTATATTTGATATTGAGGAAGAAAAAAGAAATTTTTATGGTGGAAATTTAATACACATTCAACCAAATAGAAGTTTAAAAACTATTATATTAATAAGAAGTGCGTTTATCCATAATGAACATATCACTTTCCAAGCAGGTTCTTCTATAATTTTAGAAGCAGACCCTCAATATGAATTTTGGGAATGTGGTTCAAAATTAAAAAATTTAGTTTCGTTAATTAAAAAAGATAATCTATGCTTTAATTTAAATGAAAAACCTAAAATTGTTTTAAATAATAACAATATTATTCAAGATAAAATTGAAAAAAATAATCATTACTTAATGATCGAAAACTTTGATAGTTTTAGTAATAATTTAGTTGCTTTATTTGAAAAATGTGGCGTAAAAGTTGATATTATTAGTAATAATGTCGAAAGTATAGATTTTTCTAAGTATGCGGGAATTATTCTTTCTCCAGGACCTTCTCATCCAAAAGAAGCTGGTTTTTTAATCCAGCATATTAAATATTTAATAAATAAAAAACCCATATTTGGAGTATGTTTAGGATTTCAAGCAATAGTAGAAGCTTTTGGTGGCGAAGTTAAAAAACTTCCTAATCCAGTTCATGGTAAAGCTAAAAAATGTTTAATAAGTAACAGTGAAATTCTTTTTAAAAATTTACCAACAAATTTTTTAGTAGGTCGTTATCACTCCCTTTATGGAAATAAAATTCCTGAAGAAATAAAAATTGTTGCTGTTGATGAATTAAATACACCAATGGCATTAGAAGTAACAGATCTTGAAAACAATATTTGTGCTGTTCAATTTCATCCTGAAAGCTTTTTGACTGGGTATATTGGCGAAACAATAATTAAAAATTGGATAGAATCTATCGCTTAA
- a CDS encoding 3-deoxy-7-phosphoheptulonate synthase, with translation MLFFDSIFQDNTKNSINSDYSCKNWNIETWKKFPILQQANFDKTNEYYKILNEIAQVKNFIEFDSLERIKQKLSAASLGHCFVLQTGDCAEQFSDCTKETVTKKLAEYKAQKEFLQKVILKEVLLIGRIAGQFAKPRSEELEKLNSELLPVYRGDIVNRPDKNLIARQHNFKNLKTAQKCAQKVHKLIQNYNKCDEIFTSHEALLLEYENCYTKYHAGFHKYYNSSTHFFWIGERTRQLNNAHIEYAKNLFNPIGIKISENINSEELISLINKINPLNESGKISLITRFGSNKVQKYLPPLIQAVKKNFFNVTWICDPMHGNTEQTIEKIKTRNLNNIQKEISLNMEIHGNENSILAGVHLETSEQFVTECYSENSNITISDVPKNYKSACDPRLNPDQTREILKIFSRLN, from the coding sequence ATGCTGTTTTTTGATTCTATTTTTCAAGATAATACTAAAAACTCAATAAATTCAGATTATTCTTGCAAAAATTGGAATATAGAAACATGGAAAAAGTTTCCAATTTTACAACAAGCAAATTTCGATAAAACAAATGAATATTACAAAATATTAAATGAAATAGCTCAAGTAAAAAATTTCATAGAGTTTGATAGTTTAGAAAGAATCAAACAAAAACTCAGTGCAGCAAGTCTAGGTCATTGCTTTGTTCTTCAAACCGGTGATTGTGCTGAACAATTTAGTGACTGTACAAAAGAAACAGTTACTAAAAAACTAGCTGAGTACAAAGCACAAAAAGAATTTTTACAAAAAGTTATTTTGAAAGAAGTTTTACTTATTGGAAGAATTGCTGGACAATTTGCAAAACCTAGAAGCGAAGAATTAGAAAAACTCAATAGTGAACTTTTACCAGTATATCGGGGAGACATAGTAAATCGTCCAGATAAGAACTTAATTGCTAGGCAACACAACTTCAAAAATTTAAAAACAGCTCAAAAGTGTGCGCAAAAAGTGCATAAATTAATCCAAAATTACAATAAATGTGATGAAATTTTTACTTCACATGAAGCACTTCTTTTGGAATATGAAAATTGTTATACTAAATATCATGCTGGATTTCATAAATATTATAATAGCAGTACTCACTTTTTCTGGATTGGTGAAAGAACTCGCCAATTAAATAATGCACATATTGAATATGCTAAAAACTTATTCAATCCTATCGGAATTAAAATAAGTGAAAATATTAACTCTGAAGAATTAATTTCTTTAATAAACAAAATTAATCCACTTAATGAATCTGGAAAAATTTCACTTATAACTAGATTTGGATCTAATAAAGTACAAAAATACTTACCACCATTAATTCAAGCAGTAAAGAAGAATTTTTTTAATGTTACCTGGATTTGTGACCCTATGCATGGAAATACTGAGCAAACTATTGAGAAAATTAAAACACGTAATTTGAATAATATTCAAAAAGAAATTTCATTAAATATGGAGATACATGGAAATGAAAACTCAATTTTAGCAGGTGTTCATTTAGAAACTAGTGAACAATTTGTAACAGAATGTTATAGTGAAAATTCAAACATCACAATTTCTGATGTGCCAAAAAACTATAAATCTGCTTGCGATCCTCGATTGAATCCGGATCAAACTCGAGAAATTTTAAAAATATTTAGCCGTTTGAATTAG
- a CDS encoding ATP-binding cassette domain-containing protein gives MIRIENVHVNFGEFKALSNINCTIQEKDFILILGHNGAGKTTLLDTISGRIKPSSGKIFRNSSDITQLSETKRAQFISRVFQNTHMGSVATMTVAENLAMAMLKSKTAGFKSAIKNFPENIVEETLKPLGLRLEELLQTPIGKLSGGQRQIITIVMSTLCEPDLLLLDEPTAALDPVSTENLLQFVHNFTKQRKIATMMITHDEQRAKFLANRTWVLQKGELSIEN, from the coding sequence ATGATTCGGATAGAAAATGTTCATGTTAATTTTGGTGAGTTTAAAGCTCTAAGTAACATCAATTGTACAATTCAAGAAAAAGATTTTATTTTAATTTTAGGACATAATGGAGCAGGTAAAACAACTCTTTTAGATACTATTTCTGGCAGAATAAAACCATCTTCAGGTAAAATATTTCGCAATAGTTCTGATATTACACAGCTTTCAGAAACAAAAAGAGCACAATTTATCAGTCGTGTATTTCAAAATACACACATGGGCTCAGTAGCAACAATGACTGTGGCCGAAAATTTAGCGATGGCTATGCTAAAATCAAAAACTGCGGGTTTTAAGAGTGCTATTAAAAATTTTCCAGAAAATATTGTTGAAGAAACATTAAAACCATTAGGCTTAAGATTAGAAGAACTTTTACAGACTCCTATTGGAAAATTATCCGGCGGACAAAGACAGATTATTACAATTGTTATGTCCACACTTTGCGAACCTGATCTGTTGTTACTTGATGAACCCACAGCCGCACTTGATCCTGTATCAACTGAAAACTTACTACAGTTCGTTCATAATTTCACAAAGCAAAGAAAAATAGCAACAATGATGATAACGCATGATGAACAACGCGCTAAATTTTTAGCTAATCGGACTTGGGTTTTGCAAAAAGGTGAACTAAGTATTGAAAATTAA
- a CDS encoding ABC transporter substrate-binding protein translates to MSKKIILLFTILIAILAGVVLLKRKKVDSSQISIGILQFASFPPLDEAKEGFISELKKEYGDKLVIIEQNAQGSIVQAQAIASSFKANENIKAFYAIATPAVQALKAVIKDRPILFAAVTDPDGQHLRFPGSNITGATDMADVEKQVTIIKQLIPNLRKISLLYNPGETNSVLLVKKMKEELTKIGIEFQENGVNSQADVAAATQNAVLNSQAVLVPTDNTIASAFPIVKQIADKAKIPLITTWTGEKDAPFMQFGVDYVQSGVQAADLLKSILNKGIPPMELQVISPSSKVFINSYELKRLNIVLPNSLKNELIVL, encoded by the coding sequence ATGAGTAAAAAAATTATTTTATTATTTACGATTCTTATAGCAATTTTAGCAGGAGTTGTTTTATTAAAACGTAAAAAAGTTGATTCTAGTCAAATTTCTATTGGAATTTTACAATTTGCATCTTTCCCTCCTTTAGACGAAGCAAAAGAAGGATTTATATCAGAATTAAAGAAAGAATACGGAGATAAATTAGTCATAATTGAGCAAAATGCGCAAGGATCTATAGTACAAGCACAAGCCATTGCATCTAGCTTTAAAGCAAATGAAAACATAAAAGCATTTTATGCAATAGCTACCCCTGCCGTTCAAGCTCTAAAAGCAGTTATAAAGGACAGACCTATTCTTTTTGCGGCAGTGACAGATCCTGATGGGCAACATTTACGATTTCCTGGCTCAAATATTACGGGCGCAACAGATATGGCAGACGTAGAAAAACAAGTAACAATTATTAAACAATTGATTCCTAATTTGCGTAAAATTTCATTACTTTATAATCCAGGAGAAACCAACTCGGTGCTCTTAGTAAAGAAAATGAAGGAAGAACTAACAAAAATAGGTATTGAATTTCAGGAAAATGGAGTAAATAGTCAAGCAGATGTTGCAGCCGCTACACAAAATGCTGTTTTAAACTCTCAAGCAGTTCTTGTTCCAACAGATAATACAATTGCTTCCGCTTTCCCTATAGTTAAACAAATAGCTGATAAAGCAAAAATTCCGCTAATTACAACTTGGACAGGCGAAAAAGATGCCCCATTTATGCAATTTGGAGTTGATTATGTTCAATCTGGAGTGCAAGCAGCTGATTTACTAAAAAGCATTTTAAACAAAGGAATACCACCAATGGAGTTACAAGTCATTTCACCTAGCAGCAAAGTATTTATCAACTCGTACGAACTTAAACGTTTAAATATAGTACTACCCAATTCTTTGAAAAATGAATTGATTGTTTTATAA
- a CDS encoding ABC transporter substrate-binding protein — MNKKSILLISSLIIILLAVVLMNRMKQNPDEITIGILQFASFPALDEARIGFMEQTKKELGNNIKFIEQNAQGSVVQAQAIASSFKANQNIKAFYAIATPSVMALKAEIKDRPIIFAAVTDPVGLNLNSPETNITGATDMADIAEQIEILRSLLPNINKIAILYNPAESNSTIQVKKMKEELFKYNIKALDVGANSQADVAAAVQNATQNAQAVLVPTDNTISSAFPIVRQIADKAKIPLITTGTNEKDPPLMQFGVDYTQSGIQAANLLRSILLEGKKPAELEFISPSSKIYINSLELKKYNVILPENIKNSVTLL; from the coding sequence ATGAATAAAAAAAGTATTTTATTAATTAGTTCATTAATAATCATTTTATTAGCTGTTGTCTTAATGAATAGAATGAAACAAAATCCCGATGAAATAACCATTGGAATTTTACAGTTTGCATCTTTTCCTGCATTAGATGAAGCTCGAATAGGTTTTATGGAACAAACAAAAAAAGAACTTGGTAATAATATTAAATTCATTGAACAAAATGCACAAGGCTCAGTAGTGCAAGCACAAGCAATAGCTTCAAGTTTCAAAGCAAACCAAAATATAAAAGCTTTTTATGCTATTGCCACACCATCGGTTATGGCTTTAAAAGCAGAAATAAAAGACAGACCTATTATTTTTGCTGCTGTCACCGATCCTGTTGGTTTAAATTTAAATTCCCCTGAAACAAACATCACGGGCGCAACAGATATGGCAGATATCGCTGAACAAATTGAAATATTAAGGTCGTTACTTCCTAACATAAATAAAATAGCAATATTATATAATCCAGCTGAATCAAATTCTACAATTCAAGTAAAAAAAATGAAGGAAGAATTATTTAAATATAATATAAAAGCTCTTGATGTCGGCGCAAATAGTCAAGCAGATGTTGCTGCAGCAGTTCAAAATGCAACTCAGAATGCGCAAGCTGTTTTAGTGCCAACAGACAATACAATTTCATCAGCTTTTCCTATTGTAAGACAAATTGCTGATAAAGCTAAAATTCCTTTAATTACAACTGGTACAAACGAAAAAGACCCTCCTCTTATGCAATTTGGCGTCGACTATACTCAATCAGGCATTCAAGCAGCTAACTTATTAAGATCAATACTTTTAGAAGGAAAAAAACCAGCAGAATTAGAGTTTATTTCCCCAAGTAGTAAAATATATATTAACTCCCTAGAATTAAAAAAATACAATGTCATTTTACCAGAAAATATTAAAAACTCTGTTACTTTATTGTAA
- the lexA gene encoding transcriptional repressor LexA translates to MVELTSAQFKVMDFIFNHMDATGTPPTIREIASYFNWKSIGSAQDVIAALRKKGLLLSNVPGKSRQIVPTKEVSEYFYQYYSQSHLVPTKKNGSSSQTQNFMTNTDHVLPGFENSVRVPLIGRVAAGSPHEAIESSGDYISFPNIAKNKASKLFALEIEGLSMLHAGLLPKDIVLVELCSEAKDNDIVVAALGYSETTIKRFAKKGSFQYEKNISFLINSLEADLQLPNAILIPENPDYLPIPFGNHSDDKIIGVVRSLYRKNIF, encoded by the coding sequence ATGGTTGAGTTAACAAGTGCACAATTTAAAGTAATGGATTTTATTTTTAACCATATGGATGCTACTGGAACTCCGCCTACCATTAGAGAAATAGCAAGTTACTTTAATTGGAAATCAATTGGTAGTGCGCAAGATGTCATTGCAGCCCTAAGAAAAAAAGGGTTATTATTAAGCAATGTACCTGGTAAATCCAGACAAATTGTTCCTACAAAAGAAGTTAGCGAATATTTTTACCAATACTATTCTCAGAGCCACCTTGTCCCGACAAAAAAAAACGGGTCCAGTTCACAAACGCAAAATTTCATGACTAATACTGATCATGTTTTACCAGGGTTCGAGAATTCCGTTCGGGTTCCATTGATAGGTCGAGTAGCAGCTGGTTCTCCACATGAAGCAATTGAGTCCTCTGGTGATTATATTTCTTTTCCAAACATAGCAAAAAATAAAGCTAGTAAACTATTTGCTCTTGAAATTGAAGGACTTAGCATGCTACACGCCGGCCTTTTACCAAAGGATATTGTGCTAGTAGAGCTTTGTTCAGAAGCAAAAGACAATGACATTGTTGTTGCTGCATTAGGTTATTCAGAAACGACAATCAAAAGATTTGCAAAAAAAGGCTCTTTTCAATATGAAAAAAATATCTCTTTTTTAATCAATTCGCTTGAAGCTGATCTGCAATTACCTAATGCTATTCTAATTCCAGAAAACCCTGATTATTTACCAATTCCTTTTGGTAATCATTCTGATGACAAAATTATTGGAGTAGTAAGATCTCTTTACCGAAAAAATATTTTTTAA